The Deinococcus arcticus DNA segment GTGACCCAGGCCACCGAGCGTGCCCCGCTGGGCCTGGGCCAGCGCGGCGTGAATGTGCTGCGGCTGAATCTGGCCCTGGACGCGCTGGCCCCCGCCGCCCAGCCTGGACAGGCGCCCTGAGCCCGGGGCAGGCTGAAGCGGTGAGCGATCCCCCCGGCCCTGTGCGCCTGCCCCCGCGCCGCCCCGCCCCGGACGCGGCGCGGGGACGGCACAAGGTGTTTGTGGGCATGGCGGCCGGGGTAGGCAAAACCACCCGCGCCCTGCACGAACTGCGCGAGCGTCTGCTGGCCGGCGAGGACGCCCTGATCGGCGTGCTGGAGACCCACGGGCGCGCCGACACCATCCGCGCCGCCGAGGGCCTGCCGGTCTTTCCACGTCTGGAACTGCGCCGGGGCGACGTGGTGCTGGGCGAGCTGGATGTGGCCGGCCTGCTGGCCCGCCGCCCCGCCCTGGTCCTGGTGGACGAACTGGCGCACACCAACGCCCCGGGCAGCGCCCGCGAAAAACGCTGGGAAGACGTGGCGGCGCTGCTCACGGCGGGCATTCACGTGCTGTCTACAGTGAACGTGCAGCACCTGGAATCGCTGAACGACACGGTGGCCCGCCTGACCGGCGTGCGGGTGCGCGAGCGCGTGCCCGATCAGGTGCTGCTGAGCGCCGACGAGCTGGTGCTGATTGACCTGCCCCCCGACGACCTGCGCGCCCGCCTGCGCGCGGGCAAGATTTACGGCCCGGAGAAGATTGAGCAGGCGCTGGGGCACTTTTTTACCGTGCCCAACCTGATGGCCCTGCGCGAGATTGCGCTGCGGCAGGTGGCCAACGCCGTGGAGATGGACGCCCCGGCCGGCGAACCCGGCGTGCAGGAGCGGGTCGTGGTGGCAGTGGCGGCAGAAGGCAGCGGCGCGCGCCTGATTCGCCGGGGCGGGCAACTGGCCGAGCGGCTGCGCGGGGAACTGCATGTGGTCACGGTGCGCCCGCCCCGCCTCAGCCCCGAACAGTCGCGCCTGCTGGACACCTTCCGGGCCATCACCACGGCGCTGGGCGGGCATTTCGAGGTGCTTGAACCCCAGGGCGGCGTGGCGCAGACGCTGGTGCGCTACCTCACGGCCGCGCACGCCACCCAGGCCGTGCTGGGCGAAAGCAGCCGCTCGCGCTGGGACGAGTGGTGGCGCGGCGACATCATCAAGACCGTGCTGCGCGACACCCGCAACGTGGACGTGTACGTGATCACGCGGGAGTAGCTGCCCCCCCCGGGCGGAAGCACGCCCCCCCGTCGCCGCGCCGCGTGGCCCGGCGGGGCCCCTTCCCCGCTCCCCTTCCCCGCTCCCTCTATGCTCAGGGCCATGACGCCGCCTGCGCCCCTCGTTCGCCCGGCCACCACCCAGGACGCCGCCTTCGCCGCGCCGCTGATTCAGGCCACCATCGGCCGCATTGGCTGGGCGCTGACGGGCGTGGCCTCGGACCGGGCGGCGGCCCAGGCCATTGCCCACCACTGGGCCCAGCCGGATCACCGCCTGAGCTTCACGCACGCGCGGGTGCTGGAACGGAGCGGGCAGCCGCTGGGGCTGGCTGTGGCCTACCCGGGGGCCGACGCCCCGGCCCTGGACAGCTTCTGGCGCGCCCGCCTGCGGGCCCTGGGCCAACCGGACGACATAGAGAGCGAGGGCACCCCGGGCGAGCTGTACCTGGACACGCTGGCGGTGGTGCCCGCCGCGCGCGGGCAGGGCCTGGGCGCGCGGCTGCTGGCCCACACGGCCGGGTGGGCCGCCGGGCTGGCGTTGCCCCGGGTGGGCCTGCTGGTGGAGGCCGACAACCCGGCCGCGCGCCTGTACGCCCGCGTGGGCTTCCGGCCGGCGGGCACACGGCAGCTGGCGGGCGGCACCTACACGCATCTGGTGCGCCCCTGCGCGTTCTCTCCCTCTTCCGGCTGACCCCCGCCCCGGCGCGCGGGCGTTATGCTCGGCAGCGTGCGCGCCGCTGTGTTTGCTCTGGTTGCCCTGGCGGGTGGGGGGGCCCTGCTGGCCCCTGCCGTTCCCTTTCTCAGCCGTTACGGCACCCTGCCCAGGAAGGCAGAGGGCCCGGTGACGGTGCTGCTGGCCGGCGTGGACGTGGACTACAACGACAAGGCCCCGGTGTGGCCCTACCCCGCCAAGCCCGAAAACTACACAGGCCGCACCGATACCCTAATGCTGGCGCAGGCGTGGCCGGACGGGCGCGTGAACCTGCTGGGCATTCCGCGCGATTCGTGGGTGAATGTACCCGGGTACGGCTGGGGCAAGATCAACGGCGCCAACGTGCACGGCGGGCCCGAGATGCTGGTGGGCGCCGTCCAGAACCTGACCGGCCTGCGGGTGGACGCCCATGTGCTGCTGAGCCTGAACGCCCTGCCCGCCCTGACCGACGCGGCAGGCGGCGTGACGGTGGACGTGAAGCAGGCCATGAAGTACGACGACAACGCCGGCAACCTCCACATCGACCTGAAGCCGGGCCGCCAGCGCCTCAGCGGCGAACAGGCGGTGGGCTTCCTGCGCTTTCGCAAGGACAACCTGGGCGATATCGGCCGCATTACCCGCCAGCAGGAGTTTCTGGCGGCGCTGGCCGCGAAGGTCAAAAGCCCGCTGAACTGGTGGCGGCTGCCCGCCATGGTGGGGGCCACCGACCGCCACATGAAAACCAACCTCACCCGGGCGCAGGTGGCGGCCCTGGGCGGCGCGGCGCTGGGCGGCGTGAAGCTGCAGAGCTTCCCGGTCCCCGGCACCTTCGGGGCGGGCGGCACCTGGGCGGTGGACCGCGCCGCGCTGCAGGCGACCATCGCCAGGCATTTCCGCGATCCCAACGACCCCCGCAGCCTGGGCGTGGCCGTGGTCAACACCGACGCCCCGGACGGCAGCGCCCGGCGCCTGAAAACCCGTCTGGAGGCCCTGGGCTACACCAACGTCTGGATCGTGAACGAGGCGCGCGGCCCGGCCACCACCACCGCCACCGGTGAAGCTGCCGCGCGGGTGCTGCAGGACGTGGGCCACGGCGCTGTGTCCCAGGCAGCCGGCGCCCCCGGCGCCGACGTGACGGTGCGCCTGGGCAACGACACCCCGGGCGAGTAGGCCTTCCTGGACCCAGTCCTTCTGTCTAGACACCCCCTTTCTGAAACGATTCAGCTCCGCAGGCTCACCTGTTACCCTGCCCGCATGACCGGCATTCCCTCCCTGACGGGCGAACTGAAATGGTGGCAGAGCGGCGTTATTTACCAGATCTACCCCCGCTCCTTTCAGGACGACAGCGGCGACGGCGTGGGCGACCTGCGCGGCATCACCCGGCGCCTGCGCTACGTGGCCAGCCTGGGGGTGCAGGCGGTGTGGCTCTCGCCCATCTTTCGCAGCCCCATGCGCGACTTCGGCTATGACGTGGCCGACTACTGCGACATAGACCCGCTGTTCGGCACCCTGGCCGACTTCGACGCCCTGGTAGCCGAGGCCCACCGCCTGGGCCTGAAGGTGATGCTGGACTACGTGCCCAACCACACGTCCTCGGACCATACGTGGTTTCAGGACGCCCTGGGGGGCCGGGAGAGCGAAAAGCGCGACTGGTACGTGTGGCGCGACCCCGCCCCGGATGGCGGCGTGCCCAACAACTGGAAGTCTTTTTTCGGCGGCCCGGCCTGGACCCTGGACGAAGCCAGCGGCCAGTACTACCTGCACCAGTTTCTGCCAAGCCAGCCGGACCTGAACTGGCGCCACCCGGCGGTGCGCGAAGCCATGTTCGAGGTGCTGCGCTTCTGGATGCGCCGGGGCGTGGACGGTTTCCGGGTGGATGTGATCTGGCTGCTGGCCGAGGACGAGCGCTTTCTGGACGAGCCGGAAAACCCGGACTGGCAGCCCGGCCAGCCCGAGCACTGGCGCCTGCTGCACCCCTACACCCAGGACCAGCCTGAAACCCACGCGTACATCCGCCAGATGCGCGCCGTGCTGGACGAATTCGAAGGCCGCATGATGGTGGGCGAGATCTACCTGCCCATCGAACAGCTGCTGCCCTACGCGGGCACGCCGGACGCCCAGATGGTGCACCTGCCCTTTAACTTTCACCTGATTCTGATGCCCTGGGAGGCCGGGGCGGTGCGCGCCTTTGCCGACCGCTACGACGCGGCGTGCCGCTCGGCGGGCACCTGGCCCAACTGGGTGCTGGGCAACCACGACCAGCACCGCTTCAAGACCCGCCTGGGGCCCGCGCAGTACCGCGTGGCCCAGACCCTGCTGCTGACCCTGCGCGGCACGCCCACCGTGTACTACGGCGATGAGATTGGCATGGAGAACGTGCCGGTGCCCCCGGAGCGCATGGTGGACCCGGCCGGGCTGCAGCAGCCGGACGTGCCGGGCGCCAGCCGCGACCCCGAACGCACACCCATGCCCTGGGACGCGGGCGAGAACGCGGGCTTCAGTGCGCCGGGCACTGCCCCCTGGCTGCCCCTGGGCGAGGCCGCCGCGCAGCGCCATGTGGCTGCCCAGGAGGCCGACCCCCAGAGCGACCTGCACTATTTCCGCACCCTGACCCGCCTGCGCACCGACCACCCGGCGCTGGTGGGCGGCACCTACCGCAGCGTGGACGCCGGGGAGGGTGTGTTTGCCTACTTCCGTGAGGGCGGCGGCGAGCGCCTGACGGTGCTGCTGAACTTCACGGGCGACTCTCACGACCTGGGCGAGCTGACCGTGGGCCAGACCCTGCTGAGCAGCGGCGGCGACCTGCCCGCCAGCGGCGCATCCCTGCGGCCCCACGAGGCGCGCATTCTGCGCTAGGGCACAGCATGGGCACGGGCGGCCTGTGCAAAAGCCGCCCGTGTGTGTTGATCGTGCACAGAAGCAGGCGGCACGGCGCTTCAGGGTCCGGCTTCCCCGCAACCCTCAGTACGGCAGGCCCGCCAGCCGCAGCAGTTCCTGGCGCACCTGCGCGGCGTCGGCAGGGCGTTCGTGGCGTTCGGGGCGGGTCAGGCTCAGGTGCAGGGCGCCCAGGGGGTCGGGGGTCAGGGGCTGGGGGTCTTCGGGGTCGGGCAGCGCGCCGTACAGGCCCCAGCCCAGCAGCACGCCCACGCCGTACAGGTCGCTTTCCGGGCCCAGCGGCTCGCCGCGCGCGGCTTCCGGGCTCTGAAACGCGGCGGTGCCCATGCGCGTGGGCGTGCTGAACGCTTCAAAGGCTGGCCCCGACAGGTCGTAGTCCACCAGCTTGGCGCGGCCGTCATCCTCGACAATCACGTTTTCGGGCTTGATGTCGCGGTGGACCAGCCCCAGGCTGTGCAGGTAGCCCAGGGCGTCGAGCAGATGCACGAGGGTCAGAAGAAACGGGCGGCGCTCAGCAGCGGCGGCGGGGCGCTGGCTGTAGCGCCCGAACAGCACCTCGCCGCGCGCCAGGGTGCTGATCAGGGCCGGCTGGTCATCCACGGTGGTGCGCGCCATCACCCGCACCAGCCGGGGGTGGTCCAGGTGGTGGCCGTGCTGGTATTCACGGTCGGCGTAGCCCAGAAGGTGGGCCGGAAAGATCTTCACGGCGCAGGGCTGCCCGGTGCGGTCCACCGCGAAATACACGAGGCTGTGCGAACCCCGGCCCACCGGCCGGACCAGTCGCACGCCGTCTCCCACCACCTGACCCGCCAGAGGCATCGGCCTTCAAGCTACACCACCTTGGGGGGGGTGCGCTTCTCCCCTGTGGGGGCAGAGGGCGGCCGGGCTGTGTCTAGAATTCGGCCATGACCAAGCACAGGCTGGCCCGGGGCCCCCAGGAGCGCGCGTGAAAGGCTACGGCCTGGTGCTGGGCGGGGGCGGCGCGCGGGGGCTGGCGCACCTTGGAGTGTGGGAGGTGCTCGAAGCCCACGCCCTGAAACCGGCGGTGGTGGCGGGCACCAGCATGGGCGGGCTGGTGGGGGCCTTTGTGGCGGCCGGCTACAGCGCCGCCGAACTGCAGCGGCTGGCCCGGGGGGTCTCGTGGCGGCGTCTGCTGGACCTGCGGCCCACCCCGGGGCTGATCCGGCAGTCGGCCTTCAGTGCGTGGCTGGCGCAGCACCTGCCGGCCACCTTTGAAGAGCTGCCCACACCGCTGGCCATCACCGCCACCGACCTGCTCTCGGGGCGCGCGGTGTACCTGACGCGCGGGGACCTGCACACCGCGCTGCGGGCCACCACCGCCTACCCTGGCGCGCTGGAACCCGTGCCCTACGAGGACCTGCTGCTGTCCGACGGCGGCATTCTGAACCAGCTGCCGGTGGACGCCGCGCTGTTCCTGGGCGCGCGGCAGGTGCTGGCGGTGAACGTCACCGCCCCCGATCCCCTGGAGCTGGAGGGCCGGCGCGTGCTGCCGCTGCCCTGGCGCCGGGGGGCCTCGCTGGGGCCGGTGCGCGCCCTGCGCCGCGCGGTGGAAATCATGCAGGCGCAGCTGACCGACGCCCGCGTGAACCTTTACCGCCCGGACGTGCAGCTGCGCCCGCAACTGGGCGACATTGACCTGATGACCTTTGGCCGCGCCGAACAGGCCATCGCCGCTGGACGCGAGGCGGCCCTGGCCAACCTGCCGCGCCTGCTGACCCTGCAGGGCGCGCCGGGGCGGCCCGGGGCCTGAACGCGCCCCCGGGAATCCGGGCTTTTCCCCGCAGTCATGCCCCCCGTCCGCTATGCTGCGCGGTGCATGACCAGACCAGAGAAGCCCGCCCTGAGCCCCCTTCAGAAGTTGTGGAAGGAAGTGCTGGAACCCATCGTGTTCGCGGTGGTGATCACGCAGTTTGTCGCCACGCTGGTGGGGGTGGACGGCGTGAGCATGATGCCCAACCTGCGCGACCGCGAGCGCGTGTTCGTGCCCAAGTACGAAACGTGGCTGCACAAGGCGGGCATTGGCGACTTTAAGCGCGGCGATATCCTGATTTTCAAGCCCCCGCGCGCGGCCAGCGCGAAGATTGAAAACCTGAACAAGGCCGCGCCCCTGAACCTCTGGACCTACCGGCCCTTCCTGATCAAGCGCCTGATTGGTCTGCCCGGCGACACCATCCGCGTTCAGGGCGGCGAGGTCACGGTCAACGGTGTGCCCCTGGATTCAGGTTGGACCACCGACTACTGGAAAGAGCAGGGCTGCTGGGATACCGAAAGCCCGGTGGCAAATCTGGCGCAGTCCTCGGGCATTGCGGGCTATACCACAGGCGTGGTGCAAGATCAGGAGACGTTTACCGTCCCCGCCGGCCACTACTACGTGATTGGCGACAACCGCACCCCCAACGGCTCGGAGGATTCGCGCATTATTGGCGCCATTCCCCGGCGCGACGTGGCTGGGCGCGCGGCGGCCGTGGTGTGGCCCATCATGCGCAAGGTGAACGCCAAGGGGCCCTGTATCCCTGGCGTTGACCCAGAGCTCAGCGGCGACAGCGTGCTGAACTGGCGCGTGCTCAGCCGCCCGGCTGCCTTTACCGAGCTGCAGCAGGCCCTGAACCGTTAAGACGGATTCCAGGCACCACAACGCAAGCTGCGCCGCCCCGGGCCACCCTGGGGCGGCTTGCTTTGAGGCGCCCCACCCCTCCCCTGGGCTGTATTCACCCCTATGGCTTGCAAGCTCCCTGTGAGAGCGGCCTTTCTATCCTGAGCCCCATGAGCCGCGCCGCCAACGACAGGCCCCTGGAGCCGGCGACCCTGGACGCGCAGATTGCCCAGGCCGACGACCTCGTGGTGGTGGACCCGGCCCGGGCCGAGGCGCTGGCCCGCGCGGCGGCGGCCCAGGCCGAGCGTCTTCACTTGCCCCTGCAGGGGGGGCGCGCCGGGGTCCTGCTGGGGGCCACGCTGTTTTTCCAGGCCCGTTACGCCGAGGCCCTGCAGGCATTCGGGCAGGCGCTGATCACTGCCCGGCAGTGCGGCGACGCCCCGCTGGAGGCGCGGGCCCTGAACGGCCTGGGCAACGTGGTCAGCCATCAGGGTGACTACGCCGGGGCGCTGGAATACTTTCTGAACAGCTCGCAGGTGGCGCAGGCCAGCGGTGACGAACAGGGGCGGGTGCGGGTGCTGAACAACATCGCCGCCGTGTGGGCGGAACTGGGCGAGCATGCCAGCGCCCTGGAAGCCCACCAGGAGGTGGTGGAGGTCGCCGCACGCCTGGGGGACCGCAGCCTGCACAGCAGCGCCTGCGTGAACATGATGGTGGACCATAACGCTCTGGGTGAGCACGCGCAGGCCCTGGCCCTGGCCGACACCCTGCTGCCCCGACTGCTGGAGAGCGACATGCGCCAGCACGCTGTGGTGACCCAGGCCTACCGCGCGCACAGCCTGCTGCACACGGGCCAGTTGGAGGCCGCCCAGACCGTGATTCAGGACACGCTGCCGCTGGCCGAAGCCATCGCCGAGCAGGTGCACGTGTGCCTGCTGCTGCTGATGCAGGGCCTGATTCATCAGCGCCAGGGGCAGGCCGTACAGGCCCTGCCCCCCCTGGAACGCGCCCTGGCCCTGGCCCGCGAGCACGGCATTGGCCGCCAGGAACAGGACGCCCTGAAAGCCCTGAGCGAGGTACGCGAGGCCCTGGGCGACCTGGGCGGCGCGCTGGCCGATCTGCGCGCCCACCACGCCCTGGAACGCCGGATTCACGCCGAGGCAGTGGACCGCAAGACCAGGTTCCTGACCGCCCAGTTTCAGCTGGAAACGCTGCGCCGCGAAGCCGAACAGGAGCGCCAGCGCGCCCAGCAGCTGCAGCAGGACCACGCCGCGCTGCAGGAAGACCACGCCCTGCTGGCCCACCGCGCGGCCCACGACCCACTGACCGGCCTGGCCAACCGCGCGCACTTTCAGGCGGCGGCTGAACAGGCGCTGCAGCGCGCGGGCAGCGCTCCTGTGGGCCTGCTGTTTCTGGATCTGGACGGCTTCAAGGCCGTGAACGATACCCTGGGCCACGATGCCGGGGACGACCTGCTGCGGCAGGTGGGCGCGCGCCTGCGGGCCGGGGTGCGCCGCGAGGATCTGGTGGCCCGCCCCGGCGGCGACGAATTCACGGTGCTGCTGCCCGGTCTGCGCTGCCCCGACGACGCCCACCGGGTGGCCCGGGAGCTGCTCCGGCTGATCACGAAGCCCTTCACAGTGCAGGGAGAAACTGTGCAGATCAGCGCGTCCGTCGGGGTGGCGGTCACGCCGCAGGACGGTCAGGCCTTTGCCACCCTGCAACGCCGCGCCGACGAGGCCATGTACCGCGTCAAGCGCGCGGGAAAACATGACGTCCAGGGCGCTGCTCAGGCCGGCTAGCGCGGGCGCGCGGGCGATCCTTTTCCATCACGATCAACTGTTCCCCCTTCCAGCAGCTCTACCTGCCGCCCATCCGGGTCCAGCACAAAGGCCATGTCGCGCCCACCGGGGCTGGCTTGCAGGTCGCGGGTGACCGTTACGCCCGCCGCGCGCAACGTGGGCAGCAGGGCGCGCAGGCCCGGCACGTGCAGGGCGATGTGTTCGGCCCAGTGGGGATGCGGGGCCGGGCCCTCACCGGGCACCTCGAAGAATTGCAGGCGGCCCTCCCCCAGGCGCAGCACCGCGCGGCCATACCCTTCGGGAGTGAGGAGCTGCTTTTCGACCACCGCACCCAGCCGGGTGTAAAAGGCCAGCGCAGCCGACAGATCGCGGGTCAGGAACGACACGTGTTTGAGCATGAGGTTCAGGGTAGCGGCGCGGCGGGGTACGGTGGGGCCATGGCTTCCCCACCCTGGCCGCTTTCGGGCCGCGCCTGGATCGCTGTTTACCGCCGTCCCCAGCCCGGCGCGCTGCTGCTGGTGCGCTACGCCACCTCCCCGGTGGGTCCCTACGACGAGGTGATGT contains these protein-coding regions:
- a CDS encoding VOC family protein, with amino-acid sequence MLKHVSFLTRDLSAALAFYTRLGAVVEKQLLTPEGYGRAVLRLGEGRLQFFEVPGEGPAPHPHWAEHIALHVPGLRALLPTLRAAGVTVTRDLQASPGGRDMAFVLDPDGRQVELLEGGTVDRDGKGSPARPR
- a CDS encoding alpha-amylase family glycosyl hydrolase, whose protein sequence is MTGIPSLTGELKWWQSGVIYQIYPRSFQDDSGDGVGDLRGITRRLRYVASLGVQAVWLSPIFRSPMRDFGYDVADYCDIDPLFGTLADFDALVAEAHRLGLKVMLDYVPNHTSSDHTWFQDALGGRESEKRDWYVWRDPAPDGGVPNNWKSFFGGPAWTLDEASGQYYLHQFLPSQPDLNWRHPAVREAMFEVLRFWMRRGVDGFRVDVIWLLAEDERFLDEPENPDWQPGQPEHWRLLHPYTQDQPETHAYIRQMRAVLDEFEGRMMVGEIYLPIEQLLPYAGTPDAQMVHLPFNFHLILMPWEAGAVRAFADRYDAACRSAGTWPNWVLGNHDQHRFKTRLGPAQYRVAQTLLLTLRGTPTVYYGDEIGMENVPVPPERMVDPAGLQQPDVPGASRDPERTPMPWDAGENAGFSAPGTAPWLPLGEAAAQRHVAAQEADPQSDLHYFRTLTRLRTDHPALVGGTYRSVDAGEGVFAYFREGGGERLTVLLNFTGDSHDLGELTVGQTLLSSGGDLPASGASLRPHEARILR
- a CDS encoding histidine kinase, which produces MSDPPGPVRLPPRRPAPDAARGRHKVFVGMAAGVGKTTRALHELRERLLAGEDALIGVLETHGRADTIRAAEGLPVFPRLELRRGDVVLGELDVAGLLARRPALVLVDELAHTNAPGSAREKRWEDVAALLTAGIHVLSTVNVQHLESLNDTVARLTGVRVRERVPDQVLLSADELVLIDLPPDDLRARLRAGKIYGPEKIEQALGHFFTVPNLMALREIALRQVANAVEMDAPAGEPGVQERVVVAVAAEGSGARLIRRGGQLAERLRGELHVVTVRPPRLSPEQSRLLDTFRAITTALGGHFEVLEPQGGVAQTLVRYLTAAHATQAVLGESSRSRWDEWWRGDIIKTVLRDTRNVDVYVITRE
- the lepB gene encoding signal peptidase I, whose product is MTRPEKPALSPLQKLWKEVLEPIVFAVVITQFVATLVGVDGVSMMPNLRDRERVFVPKYETWLHKAGIGDFKRGDILIFKPPRAASAKIENLNKAAPLNLWTYRPFLIKRLIGLPGDTIRVQGGEVTVNGVPLDSGWTTDYWKEQGCWDTESPVANLAQSSGIAGYTTGVVQDQETFTVPAGHYYVIGDNRTPNGSEDSRIIGAIPRRDVAGRAAAVVWPIMRKVNAKGPCIPGVDPELSGDSVLNWRVLSRPAAFTELQQALNR
- a CDS encoding serine/threonine-protein kinase, with product MPLAGQVVGDGVRLVRPVGRGSHSLVYFAVDRTGQPCAVKIFPAHLLGYADREYQHGHHLDHPRLVRVMARTTVDDQPALISTLARGEVLFGRYSQRPAAAAERRPFLLTLVHLLDALGYLHSLGLVHRDIKPENVIVEDDGRAKLVDYDLSGPAFEAFSTPTRMGTAAFQSPEAARGEPLGPESDLYGVGVLLGWGLYGALPDPEDPQPLTPDPLGALHLSLTRPERHERPADAAQVRQELLRLAGLPY
- a CDS encoding diguanylate cyclase domain-containing protein, translated to MSRAANDRPLEPATLDAQIAQADDLVVVDPARAEALARAAAAQAERLHLPLQGGRAGVLLGATLFFQARYAEALQAFGQALITARQCGDAPLEARALNGLGNVVSHQGDYAGALEYFLNSSQVAQASGDEQGRVRVLNNIAAVWAELGEHASALEAHQEVVEVAARLGDRSLHSSACVNMMVDHNALGEHAQALALADTLLPRLLESDMRQHAVVTQAYRAHSLLHTGQLEAAQTVIQDTLPLAEAIAEQVHVCLLLLMQGLIHQRQGQAVQALPPLERALALAREHGIGRQEQDALKALSEVREALGDLGGALADLRAHHALERRIHAEAVDRKTRFLTAQFQLETLRREAEQERQRAQQLQQDHAALQEDHALLAHRAAHDPLTGLANRAHFQAAAEQALQRAGSAPVGLLFLDLDGFKAVNDTLGHDAGDDLLRQVGARLRAGVRREDLVARPGGDEFTVLLPGLRCPDDAHRVARELLRLITKPFTVQGETVQISASVGVAVTPQDGQAFATLQRRADEAMYRVKRAGKHDVQGAAQAG
- a CDS encoding GNAT family N-acetyltransferase; this encodes MTPPAPLVRPATTQDAAFAAPLIQATIGRIGWALTGVASDRAAAQAIAHHWAQPDHRLSFTHARVLERSGQPLGLAVAYPGADAPALDSFWRARLRALGQPDDIESEGTPGELYLDTLAVVPAARGQGLGARLLAHTAGWAAGLALPRVGLLVEADNPAARLYARVGFRPAGTRQLAGGTYTHLVRPCAFSPSSG
- a CDS encoding LCP family protein; protein product: MRAAVFALVALAGGGALLAPAVPFLSRYGTLPRKAEGPVTVLLAGVDVDYNDKAPVWPYPAKPENYTGRTDTLMLAQAWPDGRVNLLGIPRDSWVNVPGYGWGKINGANVHGGPEMLVGAVQNLTGLRVDAHVLLSLNALPALTDAAGGVTVDVKQAMKYDDNAGNLHIDLKPGRQRLSGEQAVGFLRFRKDNLGDIGRITRQQEFLAALAAKVKSPLNWWRLPAMVGATDRHMKTNLTRAQVAALGGAALGGVKLQSFPVPGTFGAGGTWAVDRAALQATIARHFRDPNDPRSLGVAVVNTDAPDGSARRLKTRLEALGYTNVWIVNEARGPATTTATGEAAARVLQDVGHGAVSQAAGAPGADVTVRLGNDTPGE
- a CDS encoding patatin-like phospholipase family protein, with the translated sequence MKGYGLVLGGGGARGLAHLGVWEVLEAHALKPAVVAGTSMGGLVGAFVAAGYSAAELQRLARGVSWRRLLDLRPTPGLIRQSAFSAWLAQHLPATFEELPTPLAITATDLLSGRAVYLTRGDLHTALRATTAYPGALEPVPYEDLLLSDGGILNQLPVDAALFLGARQVLAVNVTAPDPLELEGRRVLPLPWRRGASLGPVRALRRAVEIMQAQLTDARVNLYRPDVQLRPQLGDIDLMTFGRAEQAIAAGREAALANLPRLLTLQGAPGRPGA